From the Leptolyngbya sp. O-77 genome, one window contains:
- a CDS encoding PAS domain-containing protein: MQPCDLSDSPTPAIHASAPPEATAVFGKPQSVASSLSQDCELHLQRVLDVLPVCVAYNDVEQRYRFMNRTYEVWMERPREELYGKTVREVIGEAAYRMAAPFIEQVLRGESVHYETKLPYQVGGLRHVSVLLVPDRGELQQVQGYYALITDISDRKALEQTSEQTALQLREVLNGACAAVTSFRLYADMTCVYDYRSAGDEALFGYPAQDFMNDKHLWISRVLPDDRPLVFAQMRTQLLQGKPANYEYRFRHRDGSIRWISCIASSCYEPQNDCWRVTTVDLDVTRRKQAEEALQQSQARLKTAQAVGQIGDWEFDVDTKQITWSEQMYVIYGLDPAQGTPEYLDLLQQLVPEDQLRLEAAISQAIALGQPYVLDLRLRRADGSIAYLESRAQVRVNGAGRVVTLYGTTQDVTERKQLELELKQRSQREQMLNQVIQAIRRSLDLPTIFETAVRETASLLGLSRVWIAKYLPAEQCWLLQAEYVPPGSPVSQRLLGLRIPHRGNPISRQLMQGVSVRLDDNRQAEGEVNQKLAAEIPGRWLLVPLKIGEGIWGSLSLSRDLSLAGWEDWEVDFAQSVADQLAIAIQQSELFHQVQLLNTTLETQVQQRTTQLQQAIDLEGRLKRITDKVRDSLDEHQILQTAVTELGIGLGVERCQAGLYDLAAQTLTISYEYRSSPQATSSEGLVVSMVEHSEVHRAVLAGQFVHGCCLEPLPALRLVHEAAVPIASPRAEQPMAMLVCPILHDQRVLGSLWLFKPCQEAFREIEMRLVQQVANQCAIALRQSRLYQSAQHQVDELARLNHLKDDFLNTVSHELRSPMSSIKMSAEMLEILLRRKGVFDDPQISQYFKILQSECDRETRLINDLLDLSRLSANTEPLLLTSLELRSWILHVAEPFVSRARSQQQSLHFHMPTDPLIVTTDFSYLEQIFTELLQNACKYTPFGQSICISACLERNELEQNPSHAASPSPRCAIHITNTGVYIPEQERDRIFEKFYRIPNSDPWKHGGTGLGLALARRRAEQIHGSLSVSSDRHSTTFTIRLPLLPPEDLRA, from the coding sequence ATGCAGCCTTGCGATCTATCCGACTCGCCCACCCCAGCAATCCACGCTTCGGCTCCTCCTGAAGCAACGGCTGTATTCGGCAAACCACAGTCTGTTGCCAGTTCTCTGTCCCAAGATTGTGAACTACACCTTCAGCGGGTTCTCGATGTTTTGCCGGTGTGCGTTGCCTATAATGACGTTGAGCAGCGCTACCGTTTTATGAACCGCACCTACGAGGTGTGGATGGAGCGGCCGCGAGAAGAACTCTATGGCAAAACAGTGCGAGAGGTGATTGGCGAAGCAGCCTATCGCATGGCCGCTCCATTTATCGAGCAGGTACTACGAGGCGAGTCAGTTCACTATGAAACCAAACTGCCCTATCAAGTTGGCGGATTGCGCCATGTCTCGGTGCTGCTAGTTCCCGATAGGGGGGAACTTCAGCAAGTGCAAGGCTACTATGCGCTGATTACAGATATCAGCGATCGCAAAGCCTTAGAGCAAACCTCCGAGCAAACAGCGCTGCAACTCCGGGAGGTATTGAACGGTGCCTGCGCCGCCGTCACTAGTTTTCGGCTCTATGCAGATATGACCTGCGTCTATGACTATCGCTCTGCTGGAGACGAAGCGCTGTTTGGCTATCCGGCTCAGGACTTCATGAATGATAAGCATCTCTGGATTTCGCGGGTGCTACCCGACGATCGCCCGCTGGTGTTTGCCCAAATGCGAACCCAACTCCTGCAAGGAAAACCTGCCAACTATGAGTACCGATTTCGCCATCGCGATGGCTCAATTCGCTGGATCTCTTGCATTGCTTCTAGTTGCTACGAGCCGCAGAACGACTGCTGGCGGGTGACAACCGTTGATTTAGACGTGACCCGCCGCAAGCAGGCCGAAGAAGCCCTTCAGCAAAGCCAGGCCCGCCTAAAAACAGCCCAGGCGGTAGGTCAGATTGGGGATTGGGAGTTTGACGTAGACACCAAGCAAATCACCTGGTCGGAGCAGATGTATGTCATCTATGGGCTAGACCCTGCCCAGGGCACCCCTGAATATCTGGATTTGCTACAACAGCTTGTCCCGGAGGATCAACTGCGGCTAGAGGCGGCTATTTCGCAGGCGATCGCCCTGGGGCAACCCTATGTTCTCGATTTGCGACTGCGCCGAGCCGATGGCTCAATTGCCTATCTAGAATCCCGTGCCCAAGTACGGGTCAATGGGGCAGGGCGCGTCGTCACGCTTTATGGCACGACGCAAGACGTTACTGAGCGCAAACAACTAGAGCTAGAACTCAAGCAGCGATCGCAGCGAGAGCAAATGCTGAATCAGGTGATTCAGGCAATCCGTCGATCGCTGGATTTGCCCACCATTTTTGAAACTGCGGTTCGCGAAACCGCTTCCCTTCTGGGACTCAGCCGCGTGTGGATTGCGAAATATCTGCCCGCCGAGCAGTGCTGGCTGCTTCAGGCAGAATATGTGCCGCCGGGGTCGCCCGTCTCCCAACGACTGCTGGGACTCCGCATTCCCCACAGGGGCAATCCCATCAGCAGGCAACTGATGCAAGGGGTGTCTGTGCGGCTAGACGACAATCGCCAGGCAGAAGGAGAGGTTAACCAAAAGCTAGCCGCAGAGATCCCCGGTCGTTGGCTGCTGGTGCCGCTGAAAATCGGAGAAGGTATTTGGGGCAGCCTTAGCCTCTCGCGAGATTTGTCGCTGGCGGGGTGGGAAGACTGGGAGGTAGATTTTGCTCAGTCCGTCGCCGATCAGCTGGCGATCGCCATCCAGCAATCCGAACTATTCCACCAGGTGCAGTTGCTTAACACCACCCTGGAAACGCAGGTACAGCAGCGCACCACCCAGTTGCAGCAGGCGATCGACCTGGAGGGGCGGCTCAAGCGCATTACCGACAAGGTGCGCGATAGCCTAGACGAACACCAGATTTTGCAAACTGCTGTGACCGAGTTGGGCATCGGGCTGGGCGTGGAGCGGTGCCAGGCAGGCTTGTATGATCTGGCGGCACAGACGTTGACCATCTCCTATGAATATCGCAGTAGCCCCCAGGCAACTTCTAGCGAGGGACTCGTGGTGAGCATGGTCGAGCATTCTGAGGTGCATAGAGCCGTGCTCGCCGGTCAGTTTGTGCATGGGTGCTGTCTGGAACCGCTCCCTGCGCTTAGGCTTGTTCATGAGGCTGCTGTGCCGATTGCGTCCCCAAGGGCTGAGCAGCCAATGGCGATGCTAGTTTGCCCGATTCTGCACGATCAGCGAGTTTTGGGCAGTTTGTGGCTATTTAAGCCCTGTCAGGAGGCGTTTCGGGAGATAGAGATGCGGCTGGTGCAACAGGTGGCCAACCAGTGCGCGATCGCCCTCCGCCAGTCGCGCCTCTATCAAAGCGCCCAGCACCAGGTGGATGAGCTGGCCCGGCTAAACCATTTGAAAGATGACTTTCTAAACACCGTGTCTCACGAGCTGCGATCGCCCATGTCCAGTATCAAAATGTCCGCAGAAATGCTGGAGATTTTGCTTCGGCGCAAGGGCGTGTTCGACGACCCGCAAATCAGTCAGTATTTCAAGATTCTGCAAAGTGAGTGCGATCGCGAAACGAGGTTGATCAACGACCTGCTCGACCTGTCGCGCCTTTCTGCCAACACCGAGCCGCTGTTGCTGACCAGTCTGGAGCTTCGATCCTGGATACTGCACGTTGCCGAACCCTTCGTCAGCCGTGCCCGCAGCCAGCAGCAAAGCCTGCACTTTCATATGCCCACCGACCCGCTGATCGTCACCACCGACTTTTCCTACCTGGAGCAAATCTTCACCGAATTGCTGCAAAACGCTTGCAAGTACACGCCATTCGGCCAGTCCATCTGCATTTCTGCTTGCCTCGAAAGGAACGAACTGGAGCAGAACCCATCACACGCTGCCTCCCCTTCTCCTCGCTGTGCCATCCACATTACCAACACGGGGGTCTACATCCCCGAACAGGAGCGCGATCGCATTTTCGAGAAGTTCTACCGCATTCCCAACAGCGACCCCTGGAAGCACGGCGGCACAGGGCTGGGGCTGGCGCTGGCGCGGCGACGGGCCGAGCAAATTCACGGCAGCCTCTCTGTATCGAGCGATCGCCACTCCACCACCTTTACCATCCGACTGCCGCTGCTGCCGCCGGAGGATCTGAGGGCGTAG
- a CDS encoding glycosyltransferase family 39 protein encodes MKLHRPPLILAFLLLLGLGLRFWGLDLKPMWLDEVITAIAAIGRRYDEIPVGQFFPLSYLDELFTVQPGLSCGDITQRLIATSPHPPLFFCLMYGWMEALRPGEHWVWALRALPALFGVGAIAAVYALNRVAFSTAAGLAGAAAMAVSPFGVYLSQEARHYTLPVLIITLGLLGLVQMQQDLQRHRFRPWVWLGWAAIAGLGLYVHYFCLLALAAQVGALLGWMLLNRGQISRWGWGALTLAIAAVFLMYLPWLPIFWEHMNRPETEWLGLADGILGKLSPLLQTAVGWVLMAVIMPAEKQPRAIAIPSALFMLGYAAWLGRHLWRSGRNLWGKTPQQPALTLLVGFLGLVLLEFVVIVYGLNKDITLAPRYNFVYFPAVCALVGLLLAHLPKGTNPRRVWAIALVVGMVSSLVVASGLGFYKSFNPLKAASEMYSDNPTTPISIVVSAPSTQEIALGLSFGLEIRRRALRDESTTPIRLGFLAQPARDADFWEALANMPQPQELPLNLWVVGSSQMPKQSFPAQVRLRRPPGSRPRWIRCAIAPDETHHAANYPYQGYVCPSREGSAVALTPLPTPSDPPAAAAAVGW; translated from the coding sequence ATGAAACTTCACCGCCCGCCTCTGATCCTTGCTTTCCTGCTGCTGTTGGGGCTGGGGCTGCGGTTTTGGGGGCTGGACTTGAAGCCGATGTGGCTGGATGAGGTGATTACGGCGATCGCCGCGATAGGTCGTCGCTATGACGAAATCCCGGTCGGGCAGTTCTTCCCGCTGTCGTATTTGGATGAGTTGTTCACCGTGCAGCCGGGGTTGAGCTGTGGGGATATCACGCAGCGGCTGATCGCCACCTCGCCCCATCCGCCGCTGTTTTTTTGCCTGATGTATGGCTGGATGGAGGCGCTGCGGCCGGGCGAACACTGGGTTTGGGCGCTGCGGGCGCTGCCAGCGCTGTTTGGGGTGGGGGCGATCGCCGCTGTGTATGCCCTGAACCGGGTCGCCTTTTCGACTGCGGCGGGGCTGGCGGGGGCGGCGGCGATGGCGGTGTCGCCGTTTGGAGTGTATCTATCTCAAGAGGCGCGGCACTACACGCTGCCCGTGCTGATCATTACGCTGGGGCTGCTGGGGCTGGTGCAAATGCAGCAAGATTTGCAGCGGCATCGGTTTCGTCCGTGGGTGTGGCTGGGCTGGGCGGCGATCGCCGGACTCGGACTCTACGTTCACTATTTTTGCCTGCTGGCGCTGGCGGCGCAGGTGGGGGCACTGCTGGGCTGGATGTTGCTGAACCGGGGGCAAATTTCGCGCTGGGGCTGGGGGGCGCTGACCCTGGCGATCGCCGCTGTTTTCCTGATGTATCTGCCCTGGCTGCCGATTTTCTGGGAGCATATGAATCGCCCGGAAACCGAGTGGCTGGGGCTGGCGGACGGGATTTTGGGCAAACTCTCGCCACTGCTGCAAACCGCAGTTGGCTGGGTGCTGATGGCGGTAATCATGCCTGCGGAAAAACAGCCCAGGGCGATCGCCATTCCGTCGGCGCTGTTCATGCTGGGCTATGCGGCGTGGCTGGGGCGGCACCTGTGGCGCAGCGGGCGAAACCTCTGGGGCAAAACGCCGCAGCAGCCTGCGTTGACCTTGCTGGTGGGGTTTCTGGGGCTGGTGCTGCTGGAGTTTGTCGTCATCGTCTACGGGCTGAACAAAGACATCACCCTGGCTCCGCGCTACAACTTTGTCTACTTTCCGGCGGTGTGTGCGCTGGTGGGGCTGCTGCTGGCGCATTTGCCCAAGGGGACGAATCCGAGGCGCGTGTGGGCGATCGCCCTGGTCGTCGGCATGGTTAGCAGCCTGGTCGTTGCCAGCGGACTCGGTTTTTACAAAAGCTTCAACCCGCTAAAAGCCGCCAGCGAGATGTATTCCGACAACCCCACCACGCCCATCAGCATCGTCGTCAGCGCCCCCAGCACCCAGGAAATTGCCCTCGGCCTCAGCTTTGGACTGGAGATTCGCCGCCGCGCCCTGCGGGATGAGTCTACTACGCCGATTCGCCTCGGCTTTTTGGCACAGCCTGCGCGAGACGCAGATTTTTGGGAAGCCCTGGCAAATATGCCCCAGCCCCAGGAATTACCGCTGAATCTCTGGGTGGTCGGGTCTTCGCAAATGCCCAAACAGAGCTTTCCGGCGCAGGTGCGGCTGCGTCGCCCGCCGGGAAGCCGCCCCCGCTGGATACGATGCGCGATCGCCCCCGACGAAACCCACCACGCCGCCAACTATCCCTACCAGGGCTATGTTTGCCCATCGAGGGAGGGGAGCGCTGTTGCCCTTACGCCCCTGCCTACGCCCTCAGATCCTCCGGCGGCAGCAGCGGCAGTCGGATGGTAA
- a CDS encoding DUF1810 domain-containing protein — protein sequence MAEQDELYDLNRFVKAQASDYARALAEIRQGKKRSHWMWYIFPQFAGLGFSATSQHYAIKSLAEAEAYLQHPVLGDRLIECAEAALRLEGQSAYEVFGSPDDMKLRSCATLFAQVSPAGSVFHQLLDQYFQGEPDARTLELIGRSP from the coding sequence ATGGCAGAGCAAGACGAACTCTATGACCTGAATCGCTTTGTGAAGGCGCAAGCGTCTGATTATGCGCGGGCGCTGGCGGAAATTCGGCAGGGCAAAAAGCGATCGCACTGGATGTGGTACATCTTCCCGCAATTTGCAGGGCTGGGCTTCAGCGCTACGTCTCAGCACTACGCTATCAAAAGCCTCGCCGAAGCCGAAGCATACCTGCAACATCCCGTCTTGGGCGATCGGCTGATCGAGTGCGCCGAGGCGGCTCTCAGGCTAGAGGGACAATCTGCCTATGAAGTCTTCGGCTCACCCGATGACATGAAGCTGCGATCCTGCGCCACGCTGTTCGCCCAAGTATCGCCCGCTGGTTCAGTGTTTCACCAACTGCTCGACCAATACTTTCAGGGCGAACCTGATGCGAGAACGTTGGAGTTGATCGGGCGATCGCCCTGA
- a CDS encoding HIRAN domain-containing protein, protein MTLLQTSPVAGFQYYDGEKVWKNLAVGDAVRLVREPDNKHDEYAIEVYWQGRKLGYVPRVANRTLAQMLDRGETLTAQIANRQSTDNPWERLEIEIGLIT, encoded by the coding sequence GTGACTCTGCTTCAAACTTCGCCTGTCGCAGGTTTTCAATACTACGACGGGGAAAAAGTATGGAAAAACCTGGCTGTCGGAGATGCCGTGCGGCTTGTCCGTGAGCCTGACAACAAGCATGATGAGTATGCGATCGAGGTTTACTGGCAAGGCCGGAAATTGGGCTATGTGCCTCGCGTTGCGAACAGAACCCTGGCGCAAATGCTAGATCGTGGAGAAACACTGACCGCCCAAATCGCCAATCGACAATCTACTGATAATCCTTGGGAAAGGCTGGAAATCGAAATTGGATTAATTACCTGA
- a CDS encoding Uma2 family endonuclease, which translates to MIAEPQFHRRSPQEYLDWEATQSVKHEYLDGEVFAMTGGTIAHNLISGNFYALLKSHLRGKGCRAFIADVKVQVSERGAYFYPDVMVSCDERDRPAVNLIQHPCLIVEVLSPTTEAFDRGEKFRRYRQLPTLQEYVLIDATQISVDRFRRLSETQWELQSFAAEDTLELTSIDWQGAIALLYEDVSFESIPPSS; encoded by the coding sequence ATGATCGCAGAACCCCAATTTCACCGCCGTTCTCCCCAAGAGTATTTAGATTGGGAAGCCACGCAGTCCGTCAAGCACGAATATCTCGATGGGGAAGTGTTCGCCATGACGGGCGGCACAATCGCCCATAATCTAATTTCGGGAAATTTTTATGCGCTGCTCAAAAGCCATCTACGGGGCAAAGGCTGCCGCGCGTTCATTGCTGATGTAAAAGTGCAGGTGTCTGAGCGTGGGGCATATTTCTATCCCGATGTGATGGTGAGTTGCGATGAGCGCGATCGCCCAGCGGTGAACCTCATCCAACATCCGTGCCTGATTGTGGAAGTGCTTTCTCCCACGACCGAAGCCTTCGATCGGGGCGAAAAGTTTCGTCGCTATCGCCAGCTTCCGACGCTGCAAGAATATGTCTTGATTGATGCTACGCAAATTAGCGTCGATCGCTTCCGTCGGCTCTCAGAAACGCAGTGGGAACTGCAATCTTTTGCCGCCGAAGACACCCTCGAACTCACCAGCATCGACTGGCAAGGGGCGATCGCCCTGCTCTATGAAGATGTGAGTTTCGAGAGCATTCCGCCTTCAAGCTAG